A single genomic interval of uncultured Pseudodesulfovibrio sp. harbors:
- a CDS encoding transporter substrate-binding domain-containing protein, translated as MFSMRLSKLPIPGLSAIFCLLFLLCSQSALAMQPPMIIHYVDFWPFHQRGTDGQMTGFFHEIVTEAFDRMGIKATWHAYPWSRCQEQVKNGEADAMLTVPTAERLVYSQTHPTPFYQKKLTIFTYAEHPQRTKIEQIKTIDDILRLNLSVITYIGNGWNDRHIRTHGIKTYETPKLPNVWPMLAHKRGDIVIEWPGAAWPAIHKTDTGQSIVQTAATLQALPFHLMIRKTSPYAQLLPEFDRTIREMQKDGTIDRIVREYFDQPAPE; from the coding sequence ATGTTCTCGATGCGCCTTTCAAAGCTGCCCATTCCCGGCCTGTCGGCCATATTCTGCCTGCTCTTTCTCCTGTGCAGCCAGTCGGCGCTTGCCATGCAGCCGCCCATGATCATCCATTATGTCGATTTCTGGCCTTTTCACCAAAGAGGCACAGACGGTCAGATGACCGGTTTTTTCCATGAAATAGTGACCGAGGCCTTTGACAGGATGGGGATCAAGGCCACTTGGCACGCCTATCCATGGAGCCGGTGCCAGGAGCAGGTGAAAAATGGCGAGGCTGACGCCATGCTCACCGTCCCCACGGCGGAACGCCTAGTGTATTCCCAAACGCATCCGACGCCCTTCTACCAGAAGAAACTCACCATCTTCACGTACGCCGAGCATCCCCAAAGAACGAAAATCGAACAAATCAAAACGATTGATGATATCTTGAGACTGAACCTCTCGGTCATCACCTACATAGGCAACGGATGGAACGACAGGCACATTCGCACTCACGGCATCAAGACATATGAAACGCCGAAGCTGCCAAACGTCTGGCCCATGCTCGCACACAAACGCGGCGATATCGTCATAGAATGGCCCGGAGCAGCGTGGCCTGCCATCCACAAGACAGACACAGGCCAAAGCATCGTCCAGACCGCAGCAACGCTGCAAGCCCTTCCGTTTCATCTCATGATACGGAAGACCTCACCATACGCACAGCTTCTCCCCGAATTCGATCGCACCATCCGCGAAATGCAAAAGGACGGAACCATTGACCGCATCGTCAGGGAATACTTTGACCAGCCAGCCCCCGAATAG
- a CDS encoding helix-hairpin-helix domain-containing protein translates to MKSDNKQAIARLREIPGVGPSLAQDLLRLGYESVPELAGEDPEVMYARLMELVGSHVDRCVLYVFRCAVYYASNTGHEPEKLKWWKWKD, encoded by the coding sequence GTGAAATCCGATAATAAGCAGGCAATTGCGCGGCTCCGGGAAATCCCCGGAGTCGGGCCGAGCCTTGCACAAGACCTGCTGCGCCTTGGGTATGAATCCGTGCCGGAACTGGCCGGAGAGGACCCGGAAGTCATGTATGCGCGACTCATGGAGCTGGTCGGTTCTCATGTGGATCGTTGCGTGCTCTATGTTTTTCGATGCGCTGTGTATTACGCTTCAAATACCGGTCACGAGCCGGAAAAACTCAAGTGGTGGAAGTGGAAAGATTAA
- a CDS encoding zinc ribbon domain-containing protein — MPIFEYKCNDCGHEFEELVFDRDECPACPKCSSEKTGKLMSAVRAKVGGFRPDTGGDDSGGIQSSPSSASSGCAGCSGGDCSSCGS, encoded by the coding sequence ATGCCCATATTCGAATACAAGTGTAATGACTGCGGCCACGAATTCGAGGAACTCGTTTTTGACCGGGACGAATGTCCGGCCTGCCCCAAATGCTCATCGGAAAAAACCGGCAAGCTCATGAGCGCGGTTCGCGCCAAGGTGGGCGGTTTCCGTCCCGATACCGGCGGCGATGACAGCGGCGGCATTCAGTCCTCGCCTTCTTCCGCCTCTTCCGGCTGTGCCGGTTGTTCGGGTGGCGATTGCTCCAGTTGCGGTTCCTAA
- a CDS encoding methyltransferase domain-containing protein — protein MTHLAQDSLATIYFEFFWKSSHASHVERYLASRVRFTGDTLPLGVKSHMRGLGAGDSIEITMDSSEVPELSDGKVLDMPLARFKAPFIHGRAIRPRIGRYYPMHLIEDVPGTRPDSNAPFRVVEADKAGFKADLNHPMAGRDVTIRARVVDIHPQSDDPGKTVRWADRFFNGPGMQARLPETPTDYLGADPFLREDETGDADFYENARLVAHLDRQAQQNVRNVYSGVLENGMDVLDLMSSHISHLPSELTFDSVTGLGLNQTELDANPALTDTVLHNLNEKPTLPFDDESFDAIICTSSVEYLTRPFEVFEEAARVLRPGGVFALTFSTRWFEPKVIRIWPELHEFERMGLVSQFFVRSDKFDDLHTLSERGWPRLPDDEDRYYPELAESDPVYAVWGRKK, from the coding sequence ATGACGCATCTCGCACAGGATTCCCTGGCGACCATATATTTCGAATTTTTTTGGAAAAGCTCCCACGCCAGCCATGTGGAACGGTACCTCGCATCCCGTGTCAGATTCACTGGCGATACCCTGCCTCTTGGAGTCAAAAGCCATATGCGCGGACTTGGCGCTGGCGACAGTATTGAAATAACCATGGATTCGTCCGAAGTGCCCGAATTGAGCGACGGCAAGGTCCTCGACATGCCGCTTGCCCGGTTCAAGGCCCCCTTCATTCACGGCCGCGCCATCAGGCCGCGTATCGGGCGGTATTATCCCATGCACCTTATCGAGGATGTCCCCGGCACCCGGCCGGACTCGAATGCCCCCTTCCGGGTTGTCGAGGCGGACAAGGCGGGCTTCAAAGCGGACCTCAATCATCCCATGGCCGGACGTGATGTCACCATCCGTGCGCGGGTGGTGGATATCCATCCCCAGTCCGATGATCCCGGAAAGACCGTCCGCTGGGCTGACCGGTTTTTCAACGGTCCCGGCATGCAGGCAAGACTCCCGGAAACCCCCACGGATTATCTTGGCGCGGACCCGTTCCTGCGTGAGGACGAGACCGGGGATGCCGATTTTTATGAAAATGCACGTCTCGTCGCCCATCTGGACAGGCAGGCGCAGCAGAATGTGCGGAATGTGTATTCCGGCGTGCTGGAAAACGGCATGGATGTCCTTGATCTCATGTCGTCCCACATCTCCCATCTGCCGAGCGAATTGACGTTTGATTCCGTCACCGGACTGGGACTCAACCAGACCGAGCTGGACGCGAATCCGGCCCTGACTGATACCGTTCTCCACAATCTCAACGAGAAGCCGACGCTTCCGTTTGATGATGAAAGTTTCGATGCGATCATCTGCACGTCGTCAGTGGAATACCTGACCCGTCCGTTCGAGGTTTTCGAGGAAGCGGCCCGTGTTCTGCGACCGGGCGGCGTGTTTGCGCTGACGTTCTCGACCCGCTGGTTCGAGCCGAAGGTCATCCGTATCTGGCCCGAGCTGCATGAGTTCGAGCGCATGGGGCTTGTGAGCCAGTTCTTTGTCCGGTCAGACAAGTTCGACGACCTGCATACCCTCAGCGAACGGGGCTGGCCCCGTCTGCCCGACGATGAGGACCGCTACTACCCGGAACTGGCAGAGAGCGATCCCGTGTATGCCGTCTGGGGGCGCAAAAAGTAG
- the hemC gene encoding hydroxymethylbilane synthase — MKKLVIATRGSALALWQANHIKDCLESEHPGLVVELLKIKTKGDKILDVPLAKVGGKGLFVKEIEEALLDGRAQLAVHSMKDVPTELPEGLEVGIIPEREAPTDSLLSVKYDGLKELPEGAVVGTSSLRRQSQLAALRPDLKITWLRGNLDTRVRKLMDGEYDAIVVATAGLNRLELSAPKMEILGPPEFLPAVAQGALGIEYDKNNTEVQEMLRFLDHQPTKYQVLAERGFLTGLDGGCQVPIAAWSVLDGDRVHLTGFVADVDGSRPIRLEAEGHVDDAWDIGMKLAGQVLDAGGKEILDEVYARETK, encoded by the coding sequence ATGAAAAAACTCGTCATTGCCACACGCGGCAGCGCCTTGGCTCTTTGGCAGGCCAATCACATCAAGGACTGCCTTGAAAGCGAACACCCCGGCCTTGTCGTGGAGTTGCTCAAGATCAAGACCAAGGGCGACAAGATTCTCGATGTTCCTCTTGCCAAGGTTGGCGGGAAAGGGCTTTTTGTCAAGGAAATCGAAGAGGCGCTTCTTGATGGTCGCGCCCAGCTCGCGGTCCATTCCATGAAGGATGTGCCCACCGAACTCCCGGAAGGGCTTGAAGTCGGCATCATCCCCGAGCGTGAGGCTCCTACCGATTCCCTGCTGTCAGTGAAATACGACGGACTCAAGGAGCTGCCTGAAGGGGCCGTCGTCGGCACATCCAGCCTTCGTCGCCAGTCCCAACTCGCCGCACTTCGCCCGGACCTCAAGATCACATGGCTGCGCGGCAATCTCGATACCCGTGTGCGAAAGCTCATGGACGGCGAATATGACGCCATCGTGGTCGCTACTGCCGGACTCAATCGGCTGGAGCTGTCCGCGCCGAAAATGGAAATTCTCGGCCCGCCGGAATTTCTTCCCGCGGTTGCACAAGGCGCACTGGGGATCGAGTATGACAAGAACAACACTGAGGTCCAGGAGATGCTTCGTTTCCTCGATCATCAGCCCACGAAGTATCAGGTGCTTGCCGAGCGCGGTTTCCTGACCGGGCTGGACGGCGGTTGTCAGGTGCCTATCGCGGCATGGTCCGTGCTTGATGGCGACCGTGTCCACCTGACCGGTTTCGTGGCAGATGTGGACGGCTCCCGTCCCATTCGTCTGGAGGCCGAAGGGCATGTGGATGACGCCTGGGATATCGGCATGAAGCTGGCCGGACAGGTCCTTGACGCCGGTGGCAAGGAGATTCTTGACGAGGTCTATGCACGCGAAACCAAATAG
- a CDS encoding tetratricopeptide repeat protein: MIKEKQRPTLDDADDLPDINIPRPKEGFIKCAFSSAATIKVGTGVTTRQHKTHLLWFVRQIEENRLEIRKINDHHLPTGDPEIIGLARLVENYTPELEYYETHVLPAMEKLEDTLDQGDEFREKKQFYSAEQEYGSALGMDEGNVRALFGLGLVFIERGEKDRTRELLTQLVDIKSLFDGRNQHLFNEFGIALRKAGMFDEATAYYRRALDFVKTDEHLYYNLGRACYENGDWSGCMEALAESNRLAPKLDVTRQLVSTIVKLSENDDKRQELEKPRIPEEIIANARKLLTRRPASVHEGLPLQPPENTGRVRAGRVEIISQDDIEMEDG, from the coding sequence ATGATCAAGGAAAAACAACGCCCCACACTGGACGATGCGGATGACCTGCCCGACATCAACATTCCCCGCCCCAAGGAAGGTTTCATTAAATGCGCGTTCTCCTCGGCAGCCACCATCAAGGTCGGAACCGGGGTCACCACCCGTCAACACAAGACACATCTCCTGTGGTTTGTACGGCAGATCGAGGAAAACCGTCTTGAGATCCGCAAGATAAACGATCACCACCTCCCGACGGGCGACCCGGAAATTATCGGCCTCGCACGGCTGGTGGAAAACTACACGCCGGAACTGGAATACTACGAAACACACGTCCTGCCTGCCATGGAAAAGCTGGAGGACACGCTTGATCAGGGCGATGAGTTCCGCGAAAAAAAGCAGTTTTACAGCGCCGAGCAGGAATACGGATCGGCTCTGGGAATGGACGAAGGGAACGTCCGCGCCTTGTTCGGCCTCGGCCTCGTGTTCATCGAACGAGGCGAAAAAGACCGAACCCGGGAGTTGCTAACGCAATTGGTGGACATCAAGTCCCTTTTCGACGGCAGGAACCAGCACCTGTTCAACGAATTCGGCATCGCCCTTCGCAAGGCAGGCATGTTCGACGAGGCGACAGCCTACTACCGCCGCGCGCTGGACTTCGTAAAGACGGACGAACACCTCTACTACAATCTGGGGCGCGCCTGCTACGAAAACGGGGACTGGTCCGGCTGCATGGAAGCCCTTGCCGAATCCAACCGACTTGCGCCGAAACTCGACGTAACCAGACAGCTAGTCAGCACCATCGTCAAACTCTCGGAAAACGATGATAAGCGGCAGGAACTCGAAAAGCCCCGAATCCCGGAAGAGATCATTGCAAACGCACGCAAGCTGCTGACAAGAAGACCCGCCAGCGTCCACGAAGGCCTCCCTCTTCAACCTCCCGAAAATACGGGCCGGGTCCGGGCGGGCCGCGTTGAAATCATCTCGCAGGACGACATCGAAATGGAAGACGGCTGA
- a CDS encoding class I SAM-dependent methyltransferase: MSNRIYDIDTSCGLSSLWVGQYKIPWNDPAFSARMLREHLSQDHHLASRKMQAVKAQSEWIHSRYLCGETASILDIGCGPGLYAKLLAGDEHDYLGIDFSPASIEYAARKHADDRWYRFVLGDVVTADFKGLHNLAMMLYGEINVFPPAEALLILKKAYDNLVSGGHLVLEAQRYETVRATGVAPEAEMEAESGLFSDAPYVCRTRNRWYEAEGVARQEFRVRAENKADTGTYVSTTKAWTNDELAAMLTDIGFTDVAIHDDWPDPADAFVLLTAAR; the protein is encoded by the coding sequence ATGAGTAATAGAATATACGATATAGACACCTCTTGCGGCCTGTCCTCTCTTTGGGTCGGGCAATACAAAATCCCCTGGAACGACCCTGCATTCAGCGCACGGATGCTCAGGGAACACCTCTCTCAGGATCACCACCTCGCCAGCCGCAAAATGCAGGCGGTCAAAGCGCAGTCCGAGTGGATTCATTCGCGTTATTTGTGCGGTGAGACCGCTTCGATTCTGGATATAGGCTGTGGTCCCGGCTTGTACGCCAAGCTGTTGGCCGGTGACGAGCATGACTATCTCGGAATCGATTTCAGTCCGGCTTCCATCGAGTATGCCGCACGAAAACACGCAGATGACCGGTGGTACCGTTTTGTCCTTGGCGATGTCGTCACTGCCGATTTCAAGGGACTCCATAATCTGGCGATGATGCTGTACGGCGAGATCAATGTGTTCCCGCCTGCCGAGGCCCTGCTGATCCTGAAAAAAGCGTATGACAACCTTGTTTCGGGCGGACATCTGGTGCTTGAAGCCCAGCGGTATGAAACGGTTCGCGCCACCGGTGTAGCCCCTGAGGCGGAGATGGAAGCCGAAAGCGGGTTGTTTTCGGATGCGCCGTATGTCTGCCGGACGAGGAATCGCTGGTACGAGGCGGAAGGTGTGGCACGGCAGGAGTTCCGTGTCCGGGCTGAAAACAAGGCCGATACCGGGACCTATGTGAGTACCACCAAGGCATGGACCAATGACGAATTGGCGGCGATGCTGACGGATATCGGCTTCACGGATGTTGCCATCCATGACGATTGGCCTGATCCGGCTGACGCCTTCGTGTTGCTGACCGCTGCCAGATAA
- a CDS encoding tetratricopeptide repeat protein — MQIKSRQAQTGGCTGLDNPDEPLRCVFSTVQEMKVGTGTTARKQQTKYLWYVEQQDVDEFGVRKINPQFVPTGEEKIIDSETLLADYTPEVEIHNTRVEPAIQGLTRTVAKGDRHRQNCEPLSAEMEYTKALDVDETNVRAMFGLGLVYLERQDLEKSRSVFNQLVELNAAFDLDHKHLFNEFGIALRKNKLYDEAVQYYSRAVELTDEDENLYFNLSRAFYEKDDWEHCFEFADRALNIDAYHEHALAMCKHIATMAGSEPLRNRHNKPPIPREVAEKVNDLLGEDDDMDMSVEIGPGGFGDSTSN, encoded by the coding sequence ATGCAAATAAAATCCAGACAGGCCCAAACAGGTGGATGTACGGGACTAGACAACCCGGATGAACCGCTCCGGTGTGTCTTTTCCACTGTCCAGGAAATGAAAGTCGGAACCGGCACAACGGCCCGCAAACAACAGACAAAATACCTTTGGTACGTGGAACAGCAGGACGTGGACGAATTCGGGGTACGAAAGATCAACCCTCAATTCGTTCCCACGGGCGAAGAAAAGATTATCGACTCGGAAACGCTGCTGGCCGACTACACACCTGAAGTCGAAATCCACAATACGCGCGTTGAACCGGCCATACAGGGGCTGACCAGAACCGTGGCCAAAGGCGACAGACACCGGCAGAACTGCGAACCGCTTTCCGCAGAAATGGAATACACCAAGGCCCTCGACGTAGACGAAACCAATGTCCGCGCCATGTTCGGCCTCGGGCTGGTCTATCTGGAACGGCAAGACCTGGAAAAATCACGCAGCGTATTCAATCAGCTTGTGGAACTGAACGCGGCCTTTGACCTGGACCACAAACACCTGTTCAATGAATTCGGCATCGCCCTCCGCAAAAACAAGCTCTATGACGAGGCAGTGCAATACTACAGCCGCGCCGTGGAACTCACCGATGAAGACGAGAACCTCTATTTCAATCTCTCGCGGGCCTTTTATGAAAAGGACGACTGGGAGCACTGCTTCGAATTCGCTGACCGGGCGCTGAATATCGACGCCTATCACGAACACGCTCTCGCCATGTGCAAGCACATCGCAACCATGGCAGGCAGCGAACCCTTGCGAAATCGCCACAACAAACCTCCCATTCCGCGAGAAGTAGCCGAAAAGGTCAACGACCTCCTCGGAGAAGATGACGACATGGACATGTCCGTTGAAATCGGCCCCGGCGGTTTCGGTGATTCCACCTCCAACTGA